A single region of the Deefgea piscis genome encodes:
- the bamC gene encoding outer membrane protein assembly factor BamC yields the protein MQQKKLALYLSSAFMIGSLMGCSTDQLLMQSKVDYRGGSDNLAKNSLEVPPDLSAVNVNNNYVVPKSAVLANEAQAHKTSGDNGSVLPVYENAKIMQANGARWLVVKGDPAKIWPELREFWLSNGFLLTQDNEQTGVMETDWLENRAALPGDFVTNLLRKVADGFISTGELDRYRTRIERGTEPGTVEIYVTHRGMREVFADGSEEAKVSAAGGGGKTIWTPRPSDPELDAEMLKLMLQQFGMSKEQATTAMQTATTIPSRAALNPAGNQLELKDTYDRAWRRVGLAFDRIGYTVEDRNRNEGTFIVQRAAANISKEKETDYLGSLAFWRSKENPKETQMQQYQVQLKQELDRTVIIAKPLNGAASDANSKQILQDLLQQLK from the coding sequence ATGCAGCAAAAGAAATTAGCTTTATATCTATCAAGTGCCTTCATGATTGGCAGTCTAATGGGCTGCTCTACTGATCAACTGCTGATGCAAAGCAAGGTTGATTATCGTGGTGGCAGCGACAATTTAGCCAAAAACTCACTCGAAGTGCCGCCAGATTTAAGTGCGGTGAATGTGAACAACAACTATGTCGTACCCAAGAGCGCAGTATTGGCCAATGAAGCGCAAGCGCATAAAACCAGTGGTGACAACGGCAGCGTACTGCCGGTCTATGAAAATGCCAAGATCATGCAAGCTAATGGCGCACGCTGGTTGGTGGTCAAAGGTGATCCTGCCAAAATTTGGCCTGAATTGCGTGAATTTTGGCTCAGCAATGGCTTTTTGCTCACACAAGACAATGAGCAAACTGGGGTTATGGAAACCGATTGGCTAGAGAATCGCGCAGCTTTGCCGGGCGACTTTGTGACCAATTTGTTACGTAAAGTTGCAGATGGTTTTATCTCTACCGGTGAGCTAGATCGTTACCGCACTCGCATCGAGCGCGGCACTGAACCTGGCACGGTTGAAATCTATGTCACGCACCGCGGTATGCGTGAAGTGTTTGCCGATGGTTCAGAAGAAGCTAAAGTCTCTGCCGCTGGCGGCGGTGGCAAAACCATCTGGACACCACGACCTTCTGATCCTGAGTTAGATGCTGAAATGCTTAAATTGATGCTGCAGCAATTTGGCATGAGCAAAGAACAAGCCACTACGGCAATGCAAACAGCAACCACGATTCCGTCACGTGCGGCACTCAACCCTGCGGGCAATCAACTCGAACTTAAAGATACTTACGATCGCGCTTGGCGCCGTGTTGGCCTAGCCTTTGATCGAATTGGTTATACCGTAGAAGATCGCAATCGCAACGAAGGTACATTTATTGTGCAACGTGCTGCTGCGAATATTTCGAAAGAAAAAGAAACTGATTACCTAGGTAGCTTGGCATTTTGGCGTAGCAAAGAAAATCCAAAAGAAACACAGATGCAGCAATATCAAGTTCAGTTAAAACAAGAGTTGGATCGCACTGTGATCATCGCCAAACCACTCAACGGTGCCGCAAGCGACGCCAATAGCAAACAAATCTTGCAAGATCTGTTGCAGCAATTGAAATAA
- the pnuC gene encoding nicotinamide riboside transporter PnuC: MSSIEIIGFVISLLAIYLATRQHRMTWPLQIIASLLYVYLFLNAHLYGESLLQLVYAGIAAYGFYHWRHQTQNDDVKIERLSRKEWFYINAAGIVLLLLVAQFQVQFLPTDVPYLDSSVFIFGLIAQWMQARKKIENWLYWIVLDLIAAGIYWYKDLHLTAVLYLILTVLAITGWLTWRKKLS, encoded by the coding sequence ATGAGTTCGATTGAAATTATTGGTTTTGTAATTAGTTTACTGGCGATTTATTTAGCGACACGCCAACACCGTATGACATGGCCTTTGCAAATCATCGCTAGCTTGTTGTATGTGTATTTATTTTTAAATGCGCATTTATATGGCGAAAGCCTATTGCAATTGGTGTATGCCGGCATTGCTGCCTATGGTTTTTATCATTGGCGTCATCAAACCCAAAACGATGATGTCAAAATCGAGCGTTTAAGTCGCAAAGAATGGTTTTACATTAATGCTGCCGGCATTGTATTGCTGTTGCTGGTGGCACAATTTCAAGTGCAATTTTTGCCAACTGACGTCCCGTACTTAGATTCCAGCGTGTTTATTTTTGGCTTAATTGCACAATGGATGCAAGCGCGTAAAAAAATAGAAAATTGGCTTTATTGGATTGTGCTCGACTTAATTGCTGCAGGCATCTATTGGTATAAAGATTTACACCTTACTGCAGTGCTATATCTTATTTTGACTGTTTTAGCGATAACGGGCTGGCTCACTTGGCGCAAAAAATTGTCATGA
- a CDS encoding AAA family ATPase gives MRIAIVGPESCGKSTLGMALAAHFQCAYVAEYAREYFATHPHQNYGITDVIHIAQRQFQQENEMASQYAHLICDTSPLVCRIWAEVKFGHCPLEIAQLELATSYDGILLCAPDLPWQADPLRENPSDRNAIFERYAQRLQMGCTPFRVVTGLGAQRLACAQQQLSIMGIDL, from the coding sequence ATGAGAATCGCCATTGTTGGTCCTGAATCTTGCGGCAAATCAACACTCGGCATGGCCTTGGCAGCGCATTTTCAATGTGCTTATGTTGCTGAATATGCACGGGAATATTTTGCCACACACCCCCATCAAAACTACGGCATCACCGATGTCATCCACATTGCACAAAGGCAATTTCAGCAAGAGAACGAGATGGCAAGCCAGTATGCACATTTGATTTGTGATACCTCGCCATTGGTGTGCCGGATTTGGGCTGAAGTGAAGTTTGGCCACTGCCCGCTTGAGATTGCGCAATTAGAGTTGGCCACAAGTTATGACGGCATTTTGCTCTGTGCGCCGGATTTGCCATGGCAAGCCGATCCCTTGCGAGAAAACCCCAGCGATCGCAATGCAATCTTTGAGCGCTACGCTCAACGCTTACAAATGGGCTGCACCCCATTTCGAGTCGTGACCGGACTTGGCGCGCAAAGATTAGCTTGTGCACAGCAACAATTAAGCATAATGGGTATCGATCTGTAG
- the dapA gene encoding 4-hydroxy-tetrahydrodipicolinate synthase: MLTGSLVALVTPMDADGQINFSALRKLVDWHIEQGTDGLVAVGTTGESPTVSVDEHIEIVKVVVEQAAGRVPVIAGTGANSTREAIHLSQRALSVGANYGLSVVPYYNKPSQHGLYLHFKAIAENTALPTLLYNVPGRTVCDLSNDTALQLAQLPNIVGIKDATGNMERAADLMLRAPKDFAFYSGDDASTLPFILLGGHGTISVTANVAPKAMHEMCAAALVGDIKTAKSINDSLQGLHKHLFIEANPIPVKWALETMGRVPEGIRLPLTRLTESAQGIVRQALTQAGAL; encoded by the coding sequence ATGCTCACAGGAAGCCTAGTTGCATTAGTCACTCCGATGGATGCGGATGGTCAAATCAATTTCTCAGCGCTTAGAAAGCTGGTCGATTGGCATATTGAACAAGGCACTGACGGTTTGGTTGCCGTTGGCACAACAGGAGAGTCACCTACTGTCTCAGTGGATGAACATATTGAGATTGTTAAAGTGGTCGTCGAACAAGCGGCGGGCCGTGTCCCTGTCATTGCGGGCACCGGAGCGAATTCAACCCGCGAAGCCATTCACCTCTCACAACGCGCGTTGTCAGTCGGTGCCAATTATGGTTTAAGCGTGGTTCCTTATTACAACAAACCATCACAACATGGTTTGTATTTACACTTTAAAGCCATCGCAGAAAATACTGCATTGCCAACCCTGCTGTATAACGTGCCAGGTCGCACCGTGTGTGACTTATCGAACGATACTGCATTGCAATTGGCTCAGCTGCCTAATATCGTCGGGATTAAAGACGCAACTGGCAATATGGAGCGTGCGGCAGATTTAATGCTACGTGCGCCAAAAGATTTTGCTTTTTATAGTGGCGACGATGCATCGACTTTACCGTTTATTTTGCTTGGCGGACACGGCACGATTTCAGTGACGGCCAATGTGGCACCAAAAGCCATGCATGAAATGTGTGCGGCGGCATTAGTTGGCGATATTAAAACTGCAAAAAGCATTAATGATAGCCTGCAAGGCCTACATAAACACCTATTTATCGAAGCCAATCCGATCCCAGTTAAATGGGCACTAGAAACAATGGGCCGAGTACCCGAAGGGATTCGTCTACCATTAACTCGCCTTACAGAGAGTGCTCAGGGTATAGTGCGCCAAGCGCTTACTCAGGCTGGTGCTTTATAA
- a CDS encoding prolyl oligopeptidase family serine peptidase, whose translation MPHSDPFVFLENHDQAQSWIAAQNLRTRNALDTDPRFAIMTEQILQFSQDQQQIPYFAQHGDWLYHFYQGSTQPRGVYRRTTLASYQSTDPQWQIVFDLDQLAEIEEVKWQLAGISHCILQANLCLISLSINGSDGHVCREYDIEQQCFVENGFRFPFGKNVIHWRDANSVFVAPAWDESQLTQAGLPCEVWLLQRGQAWDDADNLVVLPETALRAQAWRFLDGDRTVFDVIEAAHSLDQKAYYHLDDALQLQHLPLPLRCEILAYSQGDLIVKLASNWSRQGQVYPVGALLAVACDAKTAQFGRIELLIAPTAQQSIQTIEATLNGLVVAMLDCVKSRVHGFVWQQGEWQQQPNLLPEGGVIEFVDQPWQTDILYFNYSDFLHPATLYRYDLLGQQAPEMLRQQVAAFDSQHFIQQQRFASAKDGTLIPYFIVHHQSLALDGQTPTILYGYGGFAQSLLPYYVDNLGPQWLAKGGAFVVANIRGGGEFGPAWHQAAQGAGRQVSFDDFIAIAEDLMVKGYTSAAKLAIQGGSHGGLLVGACLTQRPELFEAVVCEAPLLDMLRYTELGAGASWLSEYGDPKIPDQHAVLAAYSPYQHIASAATSRYPKILLSCASSDDRVHPAHARKMAAKLAAAGHEVLFFEKAHGGHQTGQNATETAKELARTLVFLQQRLMD comes from the coding sequence ATGCCACATTCAGATCCTTTTGTTTTTCTTGAAAACCACGATCAAGCGCAAAGCTGGATTGCTGCGCAAAATTTGCGTACTCGCAACGCCTTAGACACCGATCCGCGCTTTGCTATCATGACCGAGCAAATCTTGCAATTTAGTCAAGATCAACAACAAATCCCGTATTTTGCCCAGCATGGCGACTGGCTTTATCATTTTTACCAAGGCAGCACGCAGCCGCGTGGTGTTTATCGTCGAACCACATTGGCGTCGTACCAAAGCACCGATCCGCAATGGCAAATCGTCTTTGATTTGGACCAATTGGCCGAGATTGAGGAGGTGAAGTGGCAGCTGGCGGGGATTTCACACTGCATTTTGCAAGCCAATTTGTGCTTAATCAGCTTGAGTATCAACGGTTCAGACGGGCATGTATGCCGTGAATACGATATTGAACAGCAATGCTTTGTTGAGAACGGCTTTCGATTTCCCTTTGGAAAAAATGTTATTCATTGGCGAGACGCCAATAGCGTTTTTGTTGCGCCAGCTTGGGACGAGAGTCAACTGACGCAAGCGGGCTTGCCGTGTGAAGTGTGGCTATTGCAGCGCGGGCAAGCTTGGGATGACGCAGATAATTTGGTGGTGCTGCCAGAAACAGCGCTCAGGGCGCAGGCTTGGCGGTTTTTAGATGGCGACCGCACGGTATTTGATGTGATCGAGGCCGCACACAGTCTTGATCAAAAAGCCTATTACCACTTGGATGATGCCTTGCAATTGCAGCATTTGCCACTGCCTTTGCGTTGCGAAATTTTGGCGTATAGCCAAGGTGATCTTATCGTTAAATTAGCCAGCAATTGGTCGCGACAAGGGCAGGTTTACCCGGTTGGTGCATTGCTGGCGGTGGCGTGCGATGCAAAAACCGCGCAGTTCGGTCGAATTGAACTGCTCATTGCACCAACGGCGCAGCAAAGCATTCAAACCATTGAGGCCACATTAAACGGTCTCGTAGTGGCGATGCTCGATTGCGTTAAAAGTCGGGTGCATGGCTTTGTTTGGCAGCAAGGGGAGTGGCAGCAGCAGCCCAATTTGTTGCCTGAGGGCGGTGTGATCGAGTTTGTTGATCAGCCTTGGCAAACCGATATTTTGTATTTCAATTACAGCGATTTTTTACATCCAGCCACGCTGTATCGTTACGATTTACTCGGCCAGCAAGCGCCAGAAATGCTGCGCCAACAAGTGGCGGCGTTTGATAGCCAACATTTTATTCAACAGCAACGTTTTGCCAGCGCCAAAGATGGCACGCTAATTCCTTATTTTATCGTGCATCATCAGTCTTTGGCTTTGGATGGACAAACACCGACCATTCTTTATGGTTACGGCGGTTTTGCGCAGTCTTTGTTGCCGTATTACGTCGACAATTTGGGCCCGCAATGGTTGGCTAAAGGCGGGGCTTTTGTTGTCGCCAATATTCGCGGCGGCGGAGAATTTGGCCCAGCTTGGCATCAAGCGGCGCAAGGCGCTGGGCGGCAAGTGAGTTTTGATGACTTTATTGCCATTGCTGAGGATTTGATGGTCAAGGGCTATACCTCGGCAGCTAAATTAGCGATACAGGGTGGTAGCCACGGCGGCCTATTGGTTGGCGCTTGTCTCACGCAGCGCCCCGAGCTATTTGAAGCTGTGGTGTGCGAAGCGCCGTTGCTAGATATGCTGCGCTACACCGAGCTGGGCGCAGGTGCTAGCTGGTTAAGCGAATACGGCGACCCAAAAATTCCGGACCAGCACGCTGTGTTAGCCGCGTATTCACCATATCAGCATATCGCCAGTGCAGCCACGAGCCGCTACCCAAAAATACTCCTCAGTTGCGCCAGTAGTGACGACCGAGTTCACCCCGCTCACGCCAGAAAAATGGCTGCAAAACTGGCCGCAGCAGGGCACGAAGTGCTGTTTTTTGAAAAAGCCCACGGCGGCCATCAAACCGGCCAAAACGCCACCGAAACCGCTAAAGAACTCGCCCGAACGCTGGTGTTTTTGCAGCAGCGATTGATGGATTAG
- a CDS encoding HDOD domain-containing protein has translation MKSFANGRFVVEKKLGQGQQGLVYLVNDTQQQRRVALKVLHSHAIDQLQSAQILSQFNHPSMVSLYEILLDQGHPCVVFELLEGQTMVDHLQATGPVSPVVAVQWLQCLLESVTAAAQLGVTVQGSVLHNVFLTTNGQVKLMDFAISPGVLNGDAALLSEAIGRRVDRQSAVVFAYGLMLYQMLSGQYLTQDAQPELLTAIASGTLSSTHNAAIDPQLNHLLMVALCEGETPTYADIGALQTALSTWLLSSEGQQSHAAQRNSTFEFLLRRMRHTADFPSLSQTISAINKLNDVEGERLQNLSSVILQDFSLTNKLLKMVNSANYGHFGGSISTISRAIVILGFDTVRNLAITILLFEHMQNKGQAERLREAVLQSFFGGILARELGVKSAWRDVEELLICGVFQHLGRLLTLYYFHEESLEINKREQQNQESESVAAEAVLGISYRELAAAVMQTWHFPERITQSLRELPSVRYAPQNQAERLRVFANLSFDLLPLVSLSGKASSVHLQQVVQRYAGAVSWKEAAYHEVLRCAAQQYLDYLSILGVDIQGSVFARSIKKIIAHSDIPVDGAEVDGMQAAAIRLQEQAPALNAAASLAAGVQDITNTMVGEFKLNDVLRMILETMYRSVGFERVLFCTRDSKSAEMVARFGFGADIEQILPQFKFKLEPVLDVFQWVLAQQADVLVEDINAKNITDRIPAWYRALLPAQTLIVFPLVLDKKTIGLFYGDKRLAQSLVIAPEQLNLLKTLRNQAILAIKQKQLSG, from the coding sequence ATGAAAAGCTTTGCCAATGGCCGCTTTGTCGTTGAAAAAAAATTAGGGCAGGGCCAACAAGGCTTGGTTTATTTAGTCAACGATACCCAGCAGCAGCGACGTGTTGCGCTCAAAGTGCTGCATAGCCACGCCATTGATCAACTTCAATCGGCACAAATTTTAAGCCAGTTCAATCATCCCAGTATGGTGAGTCTGTACGAAATCTTGCTCGATCAAGGACACCCTTGCGTGGTCTTTGAGTTGCTAGAAGGGCAAACGATGGTTGATCATTTGCAAGCGACAGGACCGGTGTCGCCAGTCGTGGCAGTGCAATGGTTGCAGTGTTTATTGGAGAGCGTGACCGCGGCGGCCCAACTGGGGGTGACGGTACAAGGCAGTGTATTGCATAACGTGTTTTTAACCACCAATGGCCAAGTTAAGTTAATGGATTTTGCCATCAGCCCAGGGGTTTTAAATGGCGATGCTGCTTTACTTTCTGAGGCGATCGGTCGCCGTGTTGATCGTCAATCGGCGGTGGTTTTTGCTTATGGCTTGATGCTGTATCAGATGTTAAGTGGCCAATATTTAACGCAAGACGCACAGCCTGAATTATTGACGGCGATCGCCAGTGGGACTTTGTCATCTACGCACAATGCGGCGATTGACCCGCAATTGAATCATTTATTGATGGTGGCGCTGTGCGAGGGTGAAACGCCTACATATGCCGATATTGGCGCATTGCAAACGGCACTCTCGACATGGCTACTGAGTAGTGAGGGCCAGCAAAGTCATGCAGCGCAGCGTAATAGCACCTTTGAGTTTTTATTGCGACGAATGCGCCATACCGCCGATTTTCCATCTCTGTCGCAAACCATTAGTGCCATTAATAAGCTCAACGACGTTGAAGGTGAACGTTTGCAAAATTTATCGAGTGTGATTTTGCAGGATTTTTCTTTAACTAATAAATTACTCAAAATGGTCAATTCGGCAAATTATGGTCATTTTGGTGGCTCGATTAGTACGATTTCGCGCGCCATTGTGATTTTAGGCTTTGATACCGTGCGAAATTTAGCCATTACGATCTTGCTGTTTGAGCACATGCAAAACAAAGGGCAGGCCGAGCGTTTGCGTGAGGCGGTATTACAAAGCTTTTTTGGCGGGATTTTAGCCCGTGAATTGGGGGTAAAAAGTGCATGGCGCGATGTCGAGGAATTGCTTATTTGCGGCGTATTTCAGCACTTGGGGCGGTTATTGACCTTGTATTATTTTCATGAAGAAAGCTTAGAAATCAATAAACGAGAACAACAAAATCAAGAAAGTGAGTCGGTGGCGGCTGAGGCCGTGCTGGGGATTAGCTATCGAGAGCTCGCCGCTGCCGTGATGCAGACTTGGCATTTTCCGGAGCGGATTACCCAAAGCCTACGTGAATTGCCAAGCGTGCGATATGCCCCCCAAAATCAAGCTGAGCGTTTGCGTGTATTTGCTAATTTGTCTTTCGATTTATTGCCCTTGGTGAGTTTGTCGGGTAAGGCGTCATCGGTGCATTTGCAGCAAGTGGTGCAGCGCTATGCTGGGGCAGTGAGTTGGAAAGAGGCGGCTTATCATGAAGTGTTGCGATGTGCGGCGCAGCAATATTTGGATTATTTGTCGATTCTTGGTGTCGATATCCAAGGGAGTGTATTTGCCCGCAGTATTAAAAAAATCATAGCTCACAGCGATATACCTGTCGACGGCGCAGAAGTCGATGGTATGCAAGCGGCAGCAATTCGTCTGCAAGAGCAGGCACCAGCGCTTAATGCAGCCGCAAGTTTGGCCGCTGGGGTGCAAGACATTACCAATACGATGGTGGGTGAGTTTAAATTAAATGATGTGCTACGAATGATCTTAGAAACCATGTACCGCAGCGTCGGTTTTGAGCGAGTTTTATTTTGTACGCGAGACAGCAAATCGGCAGAGATGGTGGCACGATTTGGATTTGGCGCTGATATTGAACAGATTTTGCCGCAATTTAAATTTAAATTAGAGCCGGTACTCGACGTTTTCCAATGGGTGTTAGCGCAGCAAGCGGACGTGTTAGTCGAGGACATTAATGCCAAGAACATTACGGATCGAATTCCCGCTTGGTATCGGGCACTCTTGCCTGCTCAAACTTTGATCGTTTTTCCTTTGGTGCTAGATAAAAAAACCATAGGGTTGTTTTACGGTGACAAACGTCTGGCGCAATCTTTAGTCATTGCGCCTGAGCAGCTTAATTTACTTAAAACGCTGCGTAATCAAGCGATTTTGGCCATCAAACAAAAGCAACTTAGTGGTTAA
- the nagE gene encoding N-acetylglucosamine-specific PTS transporter subunit IIBC encodes MNILGYLQKIGRALMVPVATLPAAAIMMGIGYWLDPNGWGADSATAAFLIKAGAAIIDNMSILFAVGVAYGMSKDKDGAAALAGLVGYYVLTTLLSPGAVSQIEGIALKDVPAAFGKINNQFIGILTGVIAAEIYNRFSQVELHKALAFFSGRRCVPIITSFVMIVVAFVLMAVWPVIYNGLVNFGMSIKDMGPTGAGIYAFFNRLLIPVGLHHALNSVFWFDVAGINDIPNFLGGAKSIAEGKAVLGVTGIYQAGFFPIMMFGLPGAALAIYHTAKPENKARVASIMIAAGFASFFTGVTEPLEFSFMFVAPVLYVLHAFLTGVSVYIAASMQWIAGFGFSAGLVDMVLSSRNPLAKDWFMLLGQGAVFFAVYYFAFRAAITAMNLKTPGREDEIIEEIATPESAAASAAVASGSTGELAMAYVTVVGGASNVTNVDACITRLRLSVVDADLVNEAAAKSLGASGVIKLNKQSVQIIVGPKAELIADALRIQLASSTKK; translated from the coding sequence GTGAATATTTTAGGTTATTTACAAAAAATCGGCCGTGCGCTGATGGTGCCGGTGGCAACTTTGCCAGCCGCTGCAATTATGATGGGTATTGGTTACTGGCTTGATCCAAACGGCTGGGGTGCTGATAGCGCCACTGCAGCCTTTTTGATCAAGGCCGGTGCTGCAATTATCGACAATATGTCGATTCTATTTGCAGTCGGTGTTGCATACGGTATGTCCAAAGATAAAGACGGTGCTGCGGCACTGGCCGGTTTGGTTGGCTACTACGTTTTGACGACACTTTTGTCGCCAGGCGCAGTATCGCAAATCGAAGGCATCGCACTCAAAGACGTGCCAGCGGCCTTTGGTAAAATCAACAACCAATTTATTGGTATCTTAACGGGTGTGATCGCGGCTGAAATTTACAACCGCTTTAGTCAAGTTGAGTTGCACAAAGCATTGGCCTTCTTCAGTGGCCGTCGCTGTGTGCCAATCATTACGTCGTTTGTGATGATTGTTGTTGCCTTTGTCTTGATGGCGGTTTGGCCAGTGATTTACAACGGCTTGGTTAACTTCGGTATGAGCATTAAAGATATGGGCCCTACAGGTGCTGGTATCTATGCCTTCTTTAACCGTTTGTTGATTCCAGTTGGCTTGCATCACGCCCTGAACTCAGTATTTTGGTTTGACGTTGCCGGCATTAACGATATTCCTAACTTCTTGGGTGGCGCTAAATCCATCGCTGAAGGCAAGGCAGTTCTCGGTGTAACGGGTATCTACCAAGCTGGTTTCTTCCCAATCATGATGTTTGGCTTGCCAGGCGCGGCATTGGCGATTTACCACACTGCAAAACCTGAAAACAAAGCACGCGTTGCATCAATCATGATCGCCGCTGGTTTTGCTTCATTCTTTACCGGTGTGACTGAACCGCTTGAATTCTCATTCATGTTCGTAGCACCAGTATTGTATGTATTGCACGCGTTCTTGACCGGTGTATCGGTTTACATCGCCGCAAGCATGCAATGGATTGCTGGTTTTGGCTTTAGTGCTGGTTTGGTGGATATGGTCTTGTCTTCGCGCAATCCATTGGCCAAAGACTGGTTCATGTTGTTAGGTCAAGGCGCAGTATTCTTTGCGGTTTACTACTTCGCTTTCCGTGCAGCGATCACTGCCATGAATTTGAAAACACCAGGTCGTGAAGACGAAATTATCGAAGAAATCGCAACACCAGAATCTGCAGCTGCTTCTGCTGCTGTAGCTTCAGGTAGTACTGGCGAATTAGCGATGGCGTATGTGACTGTTGTTGGCGGTGCCAGCAATGTGACCAACGTTGATGCATGTATCACTCGTTTGCGTTTGTCAGTGGTTGATGCTGATTTAGTGAACGAAGCTGCAGCAAAAAGCTTGGGCGCAAGTGGCGTGATTAAATTGAACAAACAAAGTGTACAAATCATTGTTGGCCCTAAAGCTGAATTGATTGCAGACGCTTTGCGTATTCAGTTGGCGTCTTCAACAAAAAAGTAA
- a CDS encoding PTS sugar transporter subunit IIA: protein MEVAPAAAPAAASVAPVVNSNETILLAPISGEVVAIEAVPDAAFASKAVGEGVAIRPTGKIVVAPCDGELVKIFNTNHAFALVTDSGAELIVHIGIETVKLGGQGFTRLAQQGARVKAGDPVLELDLDYLAAHAASIISPVILSNADQFQALESVASGSVEAGKTVLYTFKAK from the coding sequence ATGGAAGTTGCGCCTGCTGCTGCACCAGCAGCGGCGAGCGTAGCACCCGTAGTAAATAGCAATGAAACGATCCTATTGGCACCGATTAGTGGTGAAGTAGTTGCGATCGAAGCAGTGCCTGATGCAGCATTTGCTAGTAAAGCGGTTGGTGAAGGTGTTGCCATTCGCCCGACAGGCAAAATCGTTGTGGCGCCTTGTGATGGTGAATTGGTGAAGATTTTTAATACCAATCACGCCTTTGCTTTGGTGACGGATTCAGGTGCTGAATTGATCGTGCATATTGGGATCGAAACAGTAAAATTAGGCGGGCAAGGATTTACTCGTCTAGCACAGCAAGGCGCACGTGTTAAAGCGGGCGACCCAGTTTTGGAATTGGATCTTGATTATTTAGCAGCCCATGCTGCGTCGATCATTAGTCCAGTGATTTTGTCCAACGCTGATCAGTTCCAAGCACTAGAAAGTGTGGCGAGCGGCTCGGTTGAGGCAGGCAAAACAGTGCTGTACACCTTCAAAGCCAAGTAA
- a CDS encoding phasin family protein, producing the protein MFNTQQQFADLGQAQLEKSLRLTNIALSGAERLFQLQMGIARDLLTENAKTAKALSGVKSVQELVELQKGLAQPNVEKSITVARTVYEAASSTQAELNKLVEEQVLEFNKNLVSSLDKAVAQTPAASPAVAAMKKAVESATSAYDAINKTSQRIVTNLTDATVAAVETSAKTVAHAAK; encoded by the coding sequence ATGTTTAATACTCAACAACAGTTTGCTGATCTTGGCCAAGCCCAACTAGAAAAATCTTTACGTTTAACCAACATTGCTTTGAGCGGCGCTGAGCGTTTGTTCCAGTTGCAAATGGGTATTGCACGTGATTTGTTGACTGAAAACGCAAAAACAGCAAAAGCTTTGTCGGGTGTTAAGTCTGTTCAAGAATTGGTTGAATTGCAAAAAGGCTTGGCTCAGCCAAATGTTGAGAAAAGCATTACAGTTGCCCGTACCGTTTATGAAGCAGCAAGCAGCACTCAAGCTGAATTGAATAAATTGGTTGAAGAGCAAGTGCTTGAATTCAACAAAAATCTAGTTTCTAGCTTGGACAAAGCTGTAGCGCAAACACCAGCAGCCAGCCCAGCGGTTGCTGCAATGAAAAAAGCGGTTGAAAGCGCTACTAGCGCTTACGATGCCATCAACAAAACCAGCCAACGCATTGTGACTAACCTCACTGATGCTACTGTTGCTGCGGTAGAAACTAGCGCAAAAACTGTTGCTCACGCTGCAAAGTAA